accacacccctctGAAAGGGCTCGTGTGGCTCGGGCTTTTTCTTGCACCATGACCTatgggatgtaaagattaaatcgtgataaatcgattcaaagttgtcaagattcacatcggtactctgaaaaatgaatcgcaataatatcgtgCATAGAGCAGAGGAGGTTGGCAGGTGaagagcaagattttgaaattgaggacgcaccaccgtcttttaaatcggaggagAGGAAGCATTTTGtcttccccaagacagaaaatgaaagaggtgagaagacaacagacaaaaactgtgtgcaaatattgcaagaagatagggaactacacaaatagcacaacctGCATGATGCAAGTTTAATCaacaccacaatgagaagcgccaatcacctccccttgttgcgaggaaaaaaacattaaaaggccaaaccagACTGACAAGTGGGTTTGccgcccctaaaggaatctttttcagtcaaaataaatcgtgagagaatcgtatcgcGAGTTGAgggaatcgttacatccctactaTGCcctgttgtttacggtgagaaggcagactcagagggaagaacaaacacctagctgtgggagagtCACCCACCAGGGGGAGGGGTTACAGCCCTTTGTGaggtcataaagggaaaatctccaaacagcctgtttgagcacacattttctgaaaaacgacagagaggatggacttttctcataactgggggggtttgtagacagactagggacacatgctagtgttataaaaacatggtgaagtgtattttgcataatatgcgACCTTTAAGTCTTTGGTGTGTCACCTTATCATTGGAAAATAAAGCCTCATATATCCAGTATTTGGAGATTTCCAACTGGTCTTTGATTTAGCATATTCTAGTAAGTGAATAGGTTTTTACGTCTCTTTACCAGTGTTGTTAAAAACAGAATCACCTGCCTGGTGCCTTTATTCATTCttaataaatgttcatttagaaTGAGTAACATGAATCACAATATCAataaagtgcaataaaaaaacacacaagttgaTATGGAATTTCATCCATATTAATTCCCAATATTACATAGGAGATATAATTTGCTTTGAATTACATCACTGGCCATATTACCTGCCTTCCCCTGCACTTAAACCATTAGACTAGGTCTGCTTGTTAGgattatgttttatattatgTGAGAGTAAGTAAATGTGGTTAAACCCTAAGGAAATTGAGGTTAACTCAATCTGAATCTGACTCTAAAAAGCTACGGTAAGTCTGGAAAATGATGCTCCAATGATTGTAGCAATAaggttttaaaagatgaaaaaaaaaaaaattcaaaaacagaaGTATCTACAcatgacattttctaaaatTAATTAAAGTCAAGAAAAATATAGCAGCAGTATTGAACAAAACTAGCCTGTTTAGCTCTTTATGCTTGTTTAGGCTTGATTTGGACATATTAAcattcccccccctcctctgttttACCAAACACTTGCAGTCATGTGCCTATAAACTCAGTTGGCCTGAAATGCTTTACAAACACCACAAACCTCCCCCAAACTGTGAACCTCAAAGCCCACACAACAAACCAAAGACTGTAACCGACTGTACCTCTTCAACACATCCAGGCACGAGAGACCACGGtcactccccctctcctccctcctcctcccctccgtTACTACCACCCCTAATATGGGCATAACATTTGCCCAGAAAGCACCGCCCACTTGTGATAGCTGCCATTCCGATTGGAGCAGCGGACGTCAATCTTCAGCGCACCCAGGACACACTGTTGTACATGGCCTCCCAAATACTGTCAACAATTACAGCTGTACTAGCTACATTTAAGCCGGATTGGAAGCCGAGAAAGGGTAAGACGGCATTTCACAATGTTATTATTTTAGGACAAGGTTGCCAGATGCCCGGAGTTCTGTTTTCTGTACGCTGATCGATTGATGCGATCTCAGCGCCCTCTGATATAAACCGTATTAATGGTCATTTGCATAGCAACACGTCCATTCATCCTTTTGGGCTTGCCAAAAAAGCTAAAAACTAAAGAAGCATCCagtatattttttttgcattcatttattcGCGTACGTTTCTAATATTGTTTTGAATCTAACCTCACGATGTGGCCAGCTAATAAGGATAACTGCGGATCTGCCTTTAGCCTGTCACCCTTTTAAGACAACCTTTAACCTTTTGCTGGCCCTGCCTTCAACAAGTACTTGCCCCTGAACTCAGATCAAATACAAGACTGTGACTTTACATTGGCAatctgtttgaatgtgtgtatcTCTTAGGAGTATTATCACTAActtcagaaacttttttttttcttccttaatATCTGTTGAATGTGTGCAGGCTTGTGTTTCTGATGTCCAAGTACAAACTGTTTCTGCTGAGGCATGGGGAGGGGAACTGGAACAAGGAGAACCGTTTCTGTAGCTGGGTCGACCAGAAGCTGAGCGAGGATGGGGTAAAGGAGGCCCAGGACTGCGGAAGACTCCTGAAGGAGCAGGGCTACAAGTTTGACTTAGTATTCACCTCCATACTCAGCCGTTCCATCCAGACAGCATGGCTGGTTCTGGAGGCTATGGGTCAGGAGTGGGTGCCTGTTGTGAAGTCTTGGAGACTGAACGAGCGCCATTACGGTTCTCTGATTGGCCTGAACCGGGCGGAGATGGCTCTACAACACGGAGAGGAAAAGGTGAAGCGGTGGAGACGgagttatgacgtcactccgcCGCCAATTGATGAATCCCACCCTTACTTCCTGGAAATCTACAATGACCGTAGATACAGCACGTGTGACGTAGCCAAGGAGAACCTACCCCGCGCTGAGAGCCTGAAGGAGGTGTTGGACCGGC
This genomic interval from Labrus mixtus chromosome 4, fLabMix1.1, whole genome shotgun sequence contains the following:
- the bpgm gene encoding bisphosphoglycerate mutase; translated protein: MSKYKLFLLRHGEGNWNKENRFCSWVDQKLSEDGVKEAQDCGRLLKEQGYKFDLVFTSILSRSIQTAWLVLEAMGQEWVPVVKSWRLNERHYGSLIGLNRAEMALQHGEEKVKRWRRSYDVTPPPIDESHPYFLEIYNDRRYSTCDVAKENLPRAESLKEVLDRLLPYWDSTVVPEIRKGRAVLISAHGNSCRALLKHLEGISDADIASVTLPTGIPVLLELDENLKPVKPRQLLGDQAKIQAAIKKVEDQGKAKPST